One region of Armigeres subalbatus isolate Guangzhou_Male chromosome 3, GZ_Asu_2, whole genome shotgun sequence genomic DNA includes:
- the LOC134225276 gene encoding uncharacterized protein LOC134225276 — protein sequence MGKEIDPADIGKHPDLIRKAQAEMTQSDVLVCGRCHNVFHFIELFKEHKEQECRKESTLKDCRETKSKVWAFLLWKAAQLNSDGAEAGAGNVNSWKLYQTWVKLEESVRETWIVAGRTIQSFARMGQGNLQEMPVKITKTIIENGPDEKKPTNPVSTPPAGQQNRFTPNRKPDIKTTPPPLTTSTPIRSVTEPEVKKTPISTQVKKPELNVVNKGVGKRSVAKRTTPGSGEVVEEEVEKILAKRFNPRRKEHEYLVKWSKFAHDQNTWEPLIHLQTCQSVLEYFEVQLAKQKEQRAAAAARTLQQQQAEKAKTSSAPTTSVAAATAVSTTSSSASTGPITVTLTPSPNLTVTVTKTASPAPTTPMVTQALPTITTVPVAMTSPLGGRPSRNSKINAMDKVKQWVGSNPLAQAGSSGNEDTFGKRKLDSDYEPEEEEEVTIKRVRADSATVNQALVKAQQTGNVKIVPVSAKSPIKVVNGVGGVVKKDDGNAAEVIVKTFKDGTASGVVKKPGFTSAKNVAGEAQVQIVNRGEVPKQGVFKVNANTPSPQPSPVATQRPTPPGMTTTTTTRIVRKNVGGTQQLVKQVVRTTVPIQQAMQQQQQQQSNVAVVQRQPLQKVVNNTSPAGAPIPKVTTNIVQRSSLSPKLSPGQTARPVVNRNIRSAPVAKPTTSEQKINALRKQGLNVVKRVVSPATHVEPKPAIGNHEEEEDDGIPDPFPTTFSNPAPQSPPRAMTLCPVTGKVLGQAEGEPAITPEEDKSKVKKLPMHPQQQQLVTHQEQHDAQQQQEQDTQVQQILTNEDGSPIIVAGEDGTLYQVAGKNAEGQTILIAQGADGEQQCVLVASQEGEGEEGAGGVLTLDAAVSEAVAQIGVPQEGQQMTEEQAAQYKMQEGVDPNQQLTIQTEDSQDGQITAEVVQADQPSPGGTRRVVLLLPDGSFMMTEVNEEQYQSLNLVN from the exons ATGGGCAAGGAGATCGACCCGGCCGACATTGGTAAGCACCCGGATCTAATTCGAAAGGCCCAAGCGGAAATGACACAAAGCGATGTTCTGGTGTGTGGCCGGTGCCACAACGTGTTCCACTTCATCGAACTGTTTAAGGAGCACAAAGAGCAGGAGTGCCGAAAGGAGTCCACCCTGAAGGACTGTCGTGAGACCAAGTCCAAGGTTTGGGCATTTTTGCTCTGGAAGGCAGCCCAGCTGAACAGCGATGGAGCAGAAGCCGGTGCCGGCAATGTTAACTCCTGGAAGCTTTACCAAACCTGGGTTAAGCTGGAGGAATCGGTGCGGGAGACCTGGATCGTGGCCGGCCGTACGATTCAATCATTCGCCAGG ATGGGGCAAGGAAATCTGCAGGAAATGCCCGTTAAGATTACAAAAACGATTATCGAAAATGGACCGGATGAGAAGA aacCAACAAATCCGGTTTCTACACCCCCGGCAGGGCAACAGAACCGGTTTACACCGAACCGCAAGCCAGACATAAAAACAACTCCACCTCCCTTGACAACTTCCACACCGATTAGGTCCGTTACGGAACCGGAAGTGAAGAAAACGCCAATTTCCACTCAGGTTAAGAAACCGGAATTGAACGTGGTGAATAAAGGAGTCGG CAAGCGTTCCGTTGCCAAGCGCACTACACCTGGCAGCGGTGAAGTCGTCGAGGAGGAAGTCGAAAAAATCCTGGCCAAACGTTTCAATCCTCGCCGCAAGGAGCACGAATATCTGGTCAAGTGGTCCAAGTTTGCCCACGATCAGAACACCTGGGAGCCGCTGATTCATCTACAGACGTGTCAGAGTGTGCTGGAATACTTCGAGGTACAGCTGGCCAAGCAAAAGGAACAACGGGCGGCGGCTGCGGCCCGTACTCTTCAGCAACAACAGGCGGAAAAAGCTAAAACATCATCTGCACCGACAACGTCTGTTGCTGCTGCGACTGCTGTCTCCACGACGAGCTCATCTGCATCCACCGGTCCAATAACCGTCACCCTCACGCCGAGTCCGAATTTAACCGTCACCGTTACAAAAACGGCTTCCCCAGCACCTACGACTCCGATGGTGACACAAGCGTTGCCAACTATCACAACCGTACCGGTAGCGATGACATCCCCCCTAGGAGGGAGACCGTCGCGCAATTCCAAGATCAATGCCATGGACAAAGTCAAACAGTGGGTCGGGAGTAACCCTCTGGCCCAAGCCGGGAGTTCTGGCAACGAAGATACGTTCGGCAAGCGGAAACTCGACAGCGACTACGAACCCGAGGAAGAAGAGGAAGTAACGATCAAAAGAGTCAGAGCCGACAGTGCGACTGTGAACCAGGCTTTGGTCAAGGCACAACAGACTGGAAACGTTAAAATCGTTCCTGTTAGTGCAAAATCGCCAATTAAAGTGGTGAACGGGGTCGGTGGAGTAGTTAAAAAAGACGATGGCAATGCAGCGGAAGTTATTGTGAAAACATTCAAGGATGGTACCGCGAGCGGAGTGGTTAAAAAACCTGGATTCACCAGCGCAAAGAATGTTGCTGGAGAGGCCCAGGTTCAGATCGTCAACCGTGGAGAGGTGCCGAAACAGGGAGTGTTCAAAGTCAATGCGAATACACCATCTCCACAGCCTTCGCCAGTTGCTACTCAACGACCAACGCCTCCAGGAATGACCACAACCACGACGACTCGAATCGTTCGCAAAAATGTCGGTGGAACTCAGCAACTCGTCAAACAAGTCGTTCGCACCACCGTCCCAATCCAACAAGCTatgcaacaacaacagcaacaacaatctAACGTTGCTGTTGTACAGAGACAACCATTACAGAAAGTAGTCAACAACACCAGCCCAGCCGGTGCGCCAATTCCCAAAGTCACCACCAACATTGTCCAACGTAGCTCTCTGTCTCCGAAACTATCACCAGGACAAACTGCCAGACCGGTAGTCAATCGCAACATTAGGAGTGCGCCTGTTGCGAAACCTACGACatcggaacaaaagatcaacgCGCTCCGCAAGCAAGGCCTGAACGTAGTGAAACGTGTCGTTTCGCCAGCAACACACGTCGAACCGAAACCCGCGATCGGTAATCACGAAGAGGAAGAAGACGACGGCATTCCTGACCCCTTCCCGACCACTTTTTCAAACCCGGCACCCCAGTCTCCTCCGCGAGCCATGACTCTCTGTCCGGTGACGGGCAAAGTGCTTGGCCAAGCCGAAGGCGAACCCGCTATCACCCCCGAGGAGGATAAATCCAAAGTGAAGAAGCTCCCAATGCATCCCCAACAGCAACAGCTGGTGACCCACCAAGAGCAGCATGACGCTCAACAACAGCAGGAACAGGACACCCAGGTGCAACAGATTCTCACCAACGAGGATGGTTCCCCAATCATTGTGGCCGGAGAGGACGGCACTCTGTATCAGGTAGCGGGCAAAAATGCCGAAGGCCAAACCATTCTGATCGCTCAGGGTGCCGACGGGGAGCAACAGTGCGTTCTTGTGGcttcacaggaaggtgaaggcGAAGAGGGCGCCGGAGGTGTCCTGACGCTGGATGCGGCCGTCTCGGAAGCGGTCGCCCAGATCGGTGTTCCACAGGAG GGGCAACAAATGACCGAGGAGCAAGCTGCCCAGTACAAGATGCAGGAAGGAGTGGATCCTAATCAACAGTTGACGATTCAAACGGAAGATTCGCAAGACGGACAAATTACGGCCGAGGTTGTGCAAGCGGATCAGCCCTCGCCTG GTGGCACTCGGCGAGTGGTTCTTCTTCTCCCCGATGGAAGTTTCATGATGACTGAGGTAAACGAGGAGCAATACCAATCACTGAATTTGGTAAATTAG
- the LOC134220775 gene encoding uncharacterized protein LOC134220775, whose product MQFMHMEFLDEAFLHPEGLAGVEMAKELVTVPKCKTCIKNSSFDAENRKLKRKLDNAEASMTKDQFYMLTNNVKRVKRWSDKSITDGLHCKFSCGSTAYELERKKWFLPSGRTLRERFQAIHFESGILEEIFVLFSHKVPSMQEGDKNCAVIFDEMAIQPGINYCNNLEVCRFPTMTG is encoded by the exons ATGCAGTTTATGCACATGGAGTTTTTGGACGAAGCTTTCCTACATCCTGAGGGGCTGGCCGGTGTTGAAATGGCGAAAGAGCTGGTAACTGTTCCGAAATGTAAAACCTGTATCAAAAATTCGAG tttcgaTGCGGAGAATCGGAAGTTAAAAAGAAAGCTGGACAATGCAGAAGCTTCGATGACCAAAGACCAGTTTTATATGTTGACTAACAATGTGAAAAGAGTCAAACGATGGTCAGACAAGAGTATTACCGATGGTCTTCATTGCAAGTTCTCTTGTGGGTCAACCGCGTACGAATTGGAAAGAAAAAAGTGGTTCTTACCAAGCGGACGTACACTACGTGAACGTTTTCAAGCTATTCATTTCGAGAGCGGCATACTTGAAGAAATATTCGTTTTATTTTCCCATAAAGTGCCTAGTATGCAAGAAGGTGACAAAAACTGTGCGGtaattttcgatgaaatggcGATTCAGCCAGGTATCAACTATTGCAACAACCTGGAAGTTTGTCGCTTCCCAACCATGACGGGATAG